ACGAGCCGGTTCCGGAATGTCCGAATCCAGCGCGTCCATCAGCTTGCCGATACAGGCGTTCTTTTCAGCGTCGCCCGGATTGTCCAGGGCCGGCTTGGCCGAACCGCGGATGATCTGTACGTCATCGCCGGGGAAGTCGTACTTGTTGAGCAGGTCGCGAATTTCCATCTCGACCAGTTCGAGCAGTTCTTCGTCGTCGACCAGGTCGCACTTGTTCAGGAACACGACCAGGGCGGGCACGTTCACCTGGCGAGCCAGGAGGATGTGTTCGCGGGTCTGCGGCATCGGGCCGTCTGCGGCCGACACCACGAGAATCGCACCGTCCATCTGGGCGGCGCCGGTGATCATGTTCTTGATGTAATCCGCGTGACCCGGGCAGTCGATGTGAGCATAGTGCCGCTTGGTCGACTCGTATTCAACGTGTGAAACCGCAATGGTCACCGTCTTGGTTTCATCGCGAACCGTTCCGCCCTTGGCCACTTCGGAGTAAGCGATGGGAGTGGCCAGACCTTTCGTGGCCTGCACGGCCAGAATGGATGCGGTCAGGGTGGTCTTGCCGTGGTCGATGTGACCGATGGTCCCCACGTTGACGTGCGGTTTTGTCCTCTGAAATGTTTCCTTCGCCATGACTAGCGCTCCAAAACTCCCAATTGCCTTCAACGAAAATTCATGCGGTCGAGTTGTCCCGCACCAATCCCGGAGCCTTGCGGCACACCCGCAAACGCTCCATGACAAAACCGGACGGACCGGCCCCGGACCTTCCCGGCCCCAATCAATCCAGAAAGCTGCTGGTGGGATTTGAACCCACGACCTCGTCCTTACCAAGGACGCACTCTACCAGCTGAGCTACAGCAGCAAAAAGTCTTCAGCAGTCAGCTTTCGGCTCTCAGCAAGTTCAAATTGCTGCATACCGAAAGCGGAATGCTGACCACTCTCAAAGCGGGTGAAGGGAATCGAACCCTCACCACCAGCTTGGAAGGCTGGAGCTCTACCATTGAGCTACACCCGCAAAAATCCAGTTTTCAGTTCACAGTCGTCAGTTTTTAGGGTTTCAGGGTGACCGGAAGATCGTTCTGAAAACTGAACACTGACGACTGAAAACCTCTTTTAGTGGGGGCGGGAGGATTCGAACCTCCGAAGGCAGAGCCACCAGATTTACAGTCTGGCCCCATTGGCCGCTCGGGCACACCCCCCTTTGTCTCTCCGGCCATGTCACTGACCGTGTCTCCGGGTGACGAACGGCGGTCTCGCACGGGTCGAGACCGCCGCTGGTCACCACAATTGCTCCGAAGAGCTAGCGGAGGGATTTGAACCCACAACCGCCGGTTTACAAAACCGGTGCTCTGCCGTTGAGCTACGCTAGCCAAGAACCGGAATGTAAGCCGCGAAGTATAGCGGCGGCGCTCCCCTATGCAAGCACAAACGAACTCCCCATTGACTCTTCCGGCTGGGGGCTTTATTCGCCCCGGTTCTCCCTGCCTGCCGATCCGGTGATCCCGCGTCTCGTCTTGGAATTTGGCGACGACAACAAGCCAGGCTCTCTTGTTCCTGACACCTGTCGCCGCGGAAAAGTTCTCGGCAGCCGCTCCCCTGCTCTTGCGAATTCCGTGGCGAGCCCGGTCTGGGCCAGTCGGGAATTGTTGGCCTGATGCGGCGGGAAGGAAAGTCTGAATCTCTTCTGGGGCCGCCATCTGGCTCCATTCTGCGTGGCGTTGCGGCATCATGTCGCATGCAGCTGGCATCACTCACTGTAACCCATTCAATGAATACGGGTTGCGAAATGTTGCCGCCTGTCTCGCTCGTTACGGGTGTTGCCGTTTCGCCACGCTGTTTCATCTCGAAAACAATGTTTCAGGCACTTGTCAAAAAATAAACAGAAAGTTGTAAGTGTCATCTGTGAAATGAGATGCGTTTGATGATCTGGGGGCAAAAACGCCGGTGTGAACAGAAGTTGGCATTCAGACTGCTTAACGCTTTGTCATGCGAGCAAAACACTCGCGGCTCTCAAAGCGAAACAACAAGTACACAAAAATCTCTCCAGATCTCTCTCTACTCAAGGTGCAACAATGACGTTCCTGGCTGCTCAACTGCTCAACGACGAAGCGGGTTTCATCGTCTCTGCGGAACTGGTCCTGGTCTCCACGATTGTCGTCATCGGCATGGTGGTAGGACTGTCGGAAGTCGCGAACGGCATTAACGAAGAACTCGAAGACGTGGGTGCCGCCTTCGGCAGCATCAATCAGAGCTACTGCTTCTCTGGCTTCACCGGTCACAAGGGCTGGGACGCCGGCAGCAGCTTCCACGATCAAGCTGATTATTGCGACGGCCAGTTCGACATCACCTGCGACCGCGGCCCGACGCCGGAATCGCCGAAAGGCTGGTAATCACCGCTCCGCATAACTCTCTCTCTCTCTCTCTCTCTCTCTCTCTCTCTCTCTCTCTCTCGAAGCTGACGGCTCTCACGAAAAAACCTCGTCCAACTCCAAGAGTTGGCGAGGTTTTTTGTTGCGCGCATCGATGGTGAAACTAGAGCACTTTTAATTTCGTATTCAGCGTTTCGCAGGCGATAATTGTGATTTTCATCAAGTGAAAACCGTCCATTCGCCTGCACCCGGTAGAGCAAGCTGCTCTAGACGT
This window of the Planctomicrobium piriforme genome carries:
- the tuf gene encoding elongation factor Tu, whose translation is MAKETFQRTKPHVNVGTIGHIDHGKTTLTASILAVQATKGLATPIAYSEVAKGGTVRDETKTVTIAVSHVEYESTKRHYAHIDCPGHADYIKNMITGAAQMDGAILVVSAADGPMPQTREHILLARQVNVPALVVFLNKCDLVDDEELLELVEMEIRDLLNKYDFPGDDVQIIRGSAKPALDNPGDAEKNACIGKLMDALDSDIPEPAREVDKPFLMAIEDVFSIEGRGTVVTGRIERGKIKVGDKVQIIGLKDTQETTCTGVEMFRKLMDQGEAGDNVGILLRGTKKEDVERGQVLAAPNSIKPHTKFEAEVYVLSKDEGGRKTPFFSGYRPQFYFRTTDVTGAVKLLGDAEMCMPGDNVKLEVEMIKPVALTDGSRFAIREGGRTVGSGIVTKILQ
- a CDS encoding branched-chain amino acid aminotransferase, with product MTFLAAQLLNDEAGFIVSAELVLVSTIVVIGMVVGLSEVANGINEELEDVGAAFGSINQSYCFSGFTGHKGWDAGSSFHDQADYCDGQFDITCDRGPTPESPKGW